From the Melospiza georgiana isolate bMelGeo1 chromosome 25, bMelGeo1.pri, whole genome shotgun sequence genome, one window contains:
- the LOC131093422 gene encoding olfactory receptor 14J1-like has product MSNSSSIRHFLLLALADTRQLQLLHFCLLLGISLAALLGNGLIISAVACGQHRHTPMFFFLLNLALSDLGSICTTVPKAMHNSLWDTRNISYTGCAAQLFFFVFFISAEYFLLTIMCYDRYVSICKPLHYGTLLGSRACAHMAAAAWASAFLTALMHTANTFSLPLCHGNALGQFFCEVPQITKLSCSYSYLRELGLLAVSACLAFGCFVFIVFSYVKIFMAVLRIPFEQGRHKAFSTCLPHLAVVSLFVSTVMFAYLKPPSMSSQSLDLALSLLYSVMPPALNPLIYSLRNKELKAAVLRLMTGWFQEH; this is encoded by the coding sequence atgtccaacagcagctccatcaggcacttcctcctgctggcattggcagacacgcggcagctgcagctcctgcacttctgcctcttgctgggcatctccctggctgccctcctgggcaacggaCTCATCATCAGCGCTGTAGCCTGTGGCCAGCACCggcacacgcccatgttcttcttcctgctcaacctggccctcagcgacctgggctccatctgcaccactgtccccaaagccatgcacaattccctctgggacaccaggaacatctcctacacaggatgtgctgctcagctctttttctttgtgttcttcatctcagcagagtatttcctcctgaccatcatgtgctatgaccgctatgtgtccatctgcaaacccctgcactatgggaccctcctgggcagcagagcttgtgcccatatggcagcagctgcctgggccagtgcctttctcactgctctcatgcacacagccaatacattttccctgcccctgtgccatggcaatgccctgggccagttcttctgtgaagtGCCCCAGATCAccaagctctcctgctcttaCTCTTACCTCAGGGAATTAGGGCTTCTTGCTGTCAGTGCCTGTTTGgcatttggttgttttgtgttcattgttttctcctacgTGAAGATCTTcatggctgtgctgaggatcccctttgagcagggacggcacaaagccttttccacctgcctccctcacctggctgttgTCTCCCTGTTTGTCAGCACTGTAATGtttgcctacctgaagcccccctctATGTCCTCCcaatccctggatctggccctgtcactTCTGTACTCGGTaatgcctccagccctgaaccccctcatctacagcctgaggaacaaggagctcaaggctgcagtgttgagactgatgactggatggtttcaggaacattaa